A window of Mucilaginibacter sp. PAMC 26640 contains these coding sequences:
- a CDS encoding Clp protease ClpS: MPTEIQEETLTLEEILAGLKEMHRLILWNDDHNSFEHVIHCMIKYLDYTEAQGEKIAWKVHNEGKCAVLEGSFTEMEIYRKILQQEGLTVSVD, translated from the coding sequence ATGCCAACTGAAATACAGGAAGAAACGCTTACTCTTGAAGAGATTCTGGCCGGGCTCAAGGAAATGCACCGCCTTATTTTGTGGAACGATGATCATAATTCGTTTGAACATGTTATTCATTGTATGATAAAGTATCTGGATTATACCGAAGCGCAAGGTGAAAAAATTGCCTGGAAAGTCCACAATGAAGGCAAATGCGCCGTACTGGAAGGTTCTTTCACCGAAATGGAGATTTACCGTAAAATTCTTCAGCAGGAGGGGCTAACCGTAAGTGTAGATTAG